From Diceros bicornis minor isolate mBicDic1 chromosome 21, mDicBic1.mat.cur, whole genome shotgun sequence, the proteins below share one genomic window:
- the HGH1 gene encoding protein HGH1 homolog, which produces MGEAGEAWEGEGSSAGGVTPAGSPMPEAGLEAGPEAEVVKLLPFLAPGARADLQAAAVRHVLALTGSGPGRMLLAGQVALLRALVELAAAPVPAPARDAARALVNLAADPGLHELLLAAEPGMPARLLGLALDPQWPWAEEAAAVLANLSREPAPCAALMAVLAAAEPGLERLVRALCTPGYNGHAPLHYLGPVLSNLSQRPAARSFLLDPDRCVVQQLLPLTQYPDSSVRRGGVVGTLRNCCFEHRHHEWLLGPEVDILPYLLLPLAGPEEFPEEEMERLPVDLQYLPPDKQREPDPHIRKMLIEAIMLLTATAPGRQQVRDQGAYLILRELHSWEPEPAVRVTCEKLIQVLIGDEPEHGMENLLEVQVPEDVEQQLQQLDRQEQEQCEQEQQEQERELAPEPQAEGTAPT; this is translated from the exons ATGGGGGAGGCCGGGGAGGCCTGGGAGGGCGAGGGCTCTTCGGCTGGTGGCGTCACCCCCGCAGGGTCGCCGATGCCGGAGGCTGGCCTGGAGGCTGGCCCGGAGGCGGAGGTGGTGAAGCTGCTGCCCTTCTTGGCGCCCGGGGCGCGGGCGGACCTGCAGGCGGCGGCGGTGCGGCACGTGCTGGCACTGACCGGCTCTGGGCCAGGCCGTATGCTGctggccggccaggtggcgctgCTGCGGGCGCTGGTCGAGCTGGCGGCGGCCCCGGTCCCGGCCCCCGCCCGCGACGCTGCCCGCGCTCTCGTCAACCTGGCCGCGGACCCCGGCCTTCACGAGCTGCTACTGGCGGCCGAGCCCGGGATGCCTGCCCGCCTGCTGGGCCTCGCGTTGGATCCACAGTGGCCCTGGGCTGAGGAGGCGGCCGCCGTGCTGGCCAACCTCAGCCGCGAGCCGGCGCCATGTGCCGCGCTGATGGCGGTCCTGGCGGCCGCAGAGCCGGGCCTGGAGCGGCTCGTGCGCGCACTGTGCACGCCCGGCTACAACGGCCATGCGCCCCTGCATTACCTGGGGCCAGTGCTCTCCAACCTCAGCCAGCGTCCTGCGGCGCGCTCCTTCCTGCTGGACCCCGACAG GTGCGTGGTCCAGCAGCTGCTGCCCCTTACTCAATACCCAGATTCCTCGGTGCGCAGGGGCGGGGTGGTGGGGACGCTGCGAAACTGCTGCTTCGAGCACC GACACCACGAGTGGTTGCTTGGGCCTGAGGTGGATATTCTTCCCTACTTACTACTGCCTCTTGCTGGGCCTGAGGAGTTCCCTGAGGAGGAGATGGAGC GGCTGCCTGTCGACCTGCAGTACCTGCCGCCAGACAAGCAGCGAGAGCCTGATCCCCACATCCGCAAGATGCTCATTGAGGCCATCATGCTG ctgacagccacaGCACCTGGTCGGCAGCAGGTGAGGGATCAGGGAGCCTACCTGATCCTGCGTGAGCTGCACAGCTGGGAGCCAGAGCCCGCTGTCCGGGTGACTTGTGAGAAACTCATCCAG GTGCTTATTGGGGATGAGCCAGAGCATGGCATGGAAAACCTACTGGAAGTGCAGGTGCCTGAGGACGTggagcagcagctgcagcagctcgATCGCCAGGAACAAGAGCAGTGTGAGCAGGAGCAGCAAGAGCAGGAGCGGGAGCTGGCTCCGGAACCACAAGCAGAGGGGACCGCCCCCACCTGA
- the LOC131419700 gene encoding LOW QUALITY PROTEIN: testis-specific serine/threonine-protein kinase 5-like (The sequence of the model RefSeq protein was modified relative to this genomic sequence to represent the inferred CDS: inserted 2 bases in 1 codon) encodes MKGSGRRKLDQQTLMEQVRECRDNGYLLSSKKIGSGAFSKVYLAYATQERMQHNSKLASDLQGKRHTMVAIKIVSTTKAPMEFSRKFLPREISSLNATYKHLNVVQLYETYQNSQRFYLVLELAAHGDLWEYINAVSDYCCCPGLEEGEARRLSWQLVSAVAYCHNLGIVHRDLKCENILLDDGGFLKLTDFGFAIGSGLKNSLLSTFCGSVAYTAPEILMSKKYKGEQANLWSLGVILYAMVTGKLPFKERQPHHVLQLMRRGPTFPPGLSPECQDLIQGLLLLRPRARXSLQQVAAHCRMLPAAHALFRTVFGSAPEYQLPEPQDDAEHSADSEHPAAGCLPRPRLWPSARTPGGLPERRGDAGCSRLELWSTAAASAEVGASRQLLSLCSAIRSVPGHSGQPIAGGWAGAEAR; translated from the exons ATGAAGGGCAGCGGCAGGCGAAAGCTGGACCAGCAAACCCTCATGGAGCAGGTTCGAGAATGCAGGGACAACGGCTACCTGCTCTCCTCCAAGAAGATTGGCTCCGGGGCCTTCTCCAAAGTCTACCTGGCCTACGCCACGCAGGAGCGCATGCAGCACAATTCCAAGCTGGCCTCCGACCTGCAGGGCAAGCGCCATACCATG GTGGCTATCAAGATCGTCTCCACCACCAAGGCCCCCATGGAGTTCTCCCGAAAGTTCCTGCCCCGTGAAATCTCATCACTCAATGCTACCTACAAGCACCTGAATGTG GTGCAGCTGTACGAGACCTACCAGAACAGCCAGCGCTTCTACTTGGTGCTGGAGCTGGCGGCCCATGGCGACCTGTGGGAGTACATCAATGCGGTGTCAGACTACTGCTGCTGCCCAGGCCTGGAGGAAGGGGAGGCCCGCAGGCTGTCCTGGCAGCTGGTCAGCGCTGTGGCCTACTGCCACAACTTGGGCATCGTTCACCG GGACCTGAAGTGTGAGAACATCTTGCTGGATGACGGAGGCTTCCTAAAGCTGACCG ACTTTGGCTTCGCCATTGGGTCGGGGCTCAAGAACTCACTGCTGAGCACCTTCTGTGGCTCTGTGGCCTACACAGCCCCGGAGATCCTCATGAGTAAGAAGTACAAGGGGGAGCAGGCCAATCTGTGGAGCCT AGGCGTCATCCTCTATGCCATGGTGACCGGGAAGCTACCCTTCAaggagcgccagccccaccacgtgcTGCAACTGATGCGCCGTGGCCCCACCTTCCCGCCAGGCCTATCCCCAG AGTGCCAGGACCTGATCCAGGGTCTGCTTCTGCTGCGCCCGCGCGCGCG GAGCCTGCAGCAGGTGGCGGCGCACTGCCGGATGCTGCCCGCCGCGCACGCGCTCTTCCGCACCGTGTTCGGCTCCGCGCCAG AGTACCAGCTCCCAGAGCCCCAGGACGACGCGGAGCACAGCGCGGACTCAGAGCACCCGGCAGCAGGTTGCCTCCCAAGACCGCGCCTCTGGCCCAGCGCACGAACCCCGGGAGGCCTGCCTGAGAGGAGAGGAGATGCGGGCTGTTCCAGGCTGGAGCTCTGGAGCACGGCGGCAGCCAGTGCGGAGGTGGGCGCCTCCAGGCAGCTGCTGTCCCTGTGCTCCGCCATCAGGAGCGTGCCTGGGCACTCTGGTCAACCGATAGCAGGTGGGTGGGCGGGAGCTGAGGCCAGATAA